From Rhodoferax sp. AJA081-3, the proteins below share one genomic window:
- a CDS encoding ABC transporter ATP-binding protein, which translates to MTAPAQIELAGIERVFHLGDSEVHALRNLSLSIAAGEYVAVMGPSGSGKSTLLNLLGLLDPPNSGVYRLEGRDVTTLSPDEQAKVRSERIGFVFQSFHLVPRLTAAENIALPMVLAGLAPAQRAARVKQALKDYGLENRADHRPDELSGGQRQRVAIARATIMQPAMILADEPTGNLDRATGEEVMRLLEGLNAQGVTLIMVTHDAVLGDRAHRQLRMEDGGIQRDVRNPPPVASDSPCAAPT; encoded by the coding sequence ATGACTGCCCCCGCGCAAATTGAGCTCGCTGGCATCGAGCGGGTCTTCCATCTGGGTGACTCCGAGGTGCATGCGCTGCGCAACCTGAGCCTGAGCATTGCGGCCGGGGAATACGTGGCGGTCATGGGCCCATCGGGGTCCGGCAAATCCACGTTGTTGAATTTGCTGGGCCTGCTGGACCCGCCCAACAGCGGTGTTTACCGCCTTGAAGGGCGCGATGTGACCACGCTGTCGCCCGACGAACAGGCGAAGGTGCGCAGCGAGCGCATAGGTTTTGTGTTCCAGAGCTTCCACCTGGTGCCGCGGCTCACCGCTGCAGAGAATATTGCCCTGCCTATGGTGCTGGCGGGACTGGCCCCCGCGCAACGTGCCGCTCGGGTCAAACAGGCGCTCAAAGACTACGGCCTGGAGAACCGCGCCGACCACCGGCCCGATGAACTCTCGGGCGGGCAGCGCCAGCGTGTGGCCATTGCACGCGCCACCATCATGCAGCCGGCCATGATCCTGGCGGATGAACCCACCGGCAATTTGGACCGCGCCACGGGCGAAGAAGTGATGCGCCTGCTGGAGGGCCTCAACGCCCAGGGCGTGACCCTGATCATGGTCACCCACGACGCTGTGCTGGGTGACCGTGCCCACCGCCAGTTGCGCATGGAAGATGGTGGCATTCAGCGCGACGTGCGCAACCCACCCCCCGTTGCAAGCGATTCGCCATGCGCAGCTCCGACCTGA
- a CDS encoding ABC transporter permease, which produces MRSSDLIRFARDAATGNPLRASLLVLAMAIGVAAVVVLTALGDGARRYVMNEFSSLGSNLVIVLPGRSQTGGFNPGNAITNTTRDLTIDDAQALQRASAVHRVAPLAVGTSEISAGGKLREVMVAGTVSQYAQVRQLALAQGRFLSPGDWRRGAAEAVIGSKVRDEIFGTAPALGQLVRIGDRRFRIVGVLGNSGQGLGMNTDELVFVPVSLAQAMFNSNTLFRILVEATGREAIGAAKQQVADIIQLRHEGEQDVTVVTQDAVLATFDRLLGALTLGVAGIAAISLAVAGILVMNVMLVSVSQRTAEIGLLKALGATGGRIRLLFLAEASMLSLTGAVAGYVLGQLAAALIRQLYPTFPAYPPDWAVFAGLATALNTGILFGVLPARRAAKLDPVQALSKR; this is translated from the coding sequence ATGCGCAGCTCCGACCTGATCCGCTTCGCGCGGGACGCAGCCACGGGCAACCCGCTGCGCGCCTCGCTGCTGGTGTTGGCCATGGCGATTGGCGTGGCGGCGGTGGTCGTTTTGACGGCCTTGGGCGACGGCGCACGTCGCTATGTGATGAACGAGTTTTCCTCCCTGGGCAGCAACCTGGTCATTGTGTTGCCCGGGCGTTCCCAGACCGGTGGTTTCAACCCCGGCAACGCCATCACCAACACCACGCGGGACCTGACGATTGACGATGCCCAGGCCCTGCAGCGTGCAAGCGCCGTCCACCGCGTGGCACCACTGGCCGTGGGCACGTCCGAGATCAGTGCCGGTGGCAAGCTGCGCGAGGTCATGGTGGCGGGCACCGTGTCGCAGTACGCACAGGTGCGCCAGCTGGCACTGGCCCAGGGGCGGTTTCTGTCGCCGGGTGACTGGCGCCGGGGTGCTGCAGAGGCGGTGATCGGCTCCAAGGTGCGCGACGAGATTTTTGGTACCGCGCCCGCGCTGGGGCAACTGGTACGCATTGGCGACCGGCGCTTTCGTATTGTGGGCGTGCTGGGTAACAGCGGCCAGGGCCTGGGCATGAACACGGATGAGCTGGTGTTTGTGCCGGTTTCATTGGCGCAGGCCATGTTCAACAGCAACACCCTGTTTCGCATTTTGGTGGAGGCCACGGGGCGCGAAGCCATTGGCGCGGCCAAGCAGCAGGTGGCCGACATCATCCAGTTGCGCCACGAGGGCGAGCAAGACGTGACCGTGGTCACGCAGGACGCCGTGTTGGCCACCTTTGACCGCCTGTTGGGCGCACTCACACTCGGCGTGGCCGGTATTGCCGCCATCAGCCTGGCGGTGGCCGGTATCCTGGTGATGAATGTGATGCTGGTCTCGGTGAGCCAGCGCACCGCCGAGATCGGTTTGCTCAAGGCCCTGGGCGCCACCGGTGGTCGTATACGGCTGTTGTTCCTGGCTGAGGCCAGCATGCTGTCGCTGACCGGCGCGGTGGCCGGATACGTGCTGGGGCAACTGGCTGCGGCCCTGATCCGCCAGCTGTACCCCACCTTTCCGGCCTACCCGCCGGATTGGGCGGTGTTTGCGGGGCTGGCCACGGCACTGAACACCGGCATTTTGTTTGGTGTGTTGCCTGCGCGTCGCGCTGCCAAGCTCGACCCGGTGCAGGCTTTGTCCAAACGCTAA
- a CDS encoding ABC transporter permease has protein sequence MLISDAIRLALRAIVAQRLRSFLTLLGIAVGIASVILLTSIGEGIHRFVLAEFTQFGTNIASISPGKVKTSGPAPTGIPTSVRPLTLDDARALRNLPHVTGMTATVWGNTEVGGNGRIRRTTVNGVGADMLKVYSIKVKTGQFLPDEALENARAFVVLGAKLKAELFGSTNPLGARVRVGNLQFRVIGVLEAKGQFLGVDLDDAAYIPTARALELYNRDGMMKIDLAYEEGVPAARIVAAVKNTLTARHGREDFTITTQEDMLRTLSNILDILTMAVGALGSISLLVGGVGIVTIMTIAVSERTSEIGLMVALGAPRKTILGLFLGEAVTLSAIGGVMGLVLGMGLAQLIHFAVPALPVHTPLSFVLLAEGIAIVIGLLAGVLPARSAARLDPVDALRTE, from the coding sequence ATGCTGATAAGCGACGCCATACGCCTCGCCCTGCGCGCCATCGTGGCGCAGCGGCTGCGCAGCTTTCTCACGCTGCTGGGCATTGCCGTGGGTATTGCCTCGGTGATCTTGCTGACGTCGATTGGTGAGGGCATACACCGCTTTGTGCTGGCCGAGTTCACCCAGTTTGGCACCAACATTGCCAGCATCTCGCCGGGCAAGGTCAAGACATCTGGTCCGGCACCCACCGGCATACCGACGTCCGTACGCCCGCTCACGCTGGACGACGCTCGGGCCTTGCGCAACCTGCCCCATGTGACCGGCATGACGGCCACCGTCTGGGGCAATACCGAAGTAGGCGGCAATGGCCGCATACGCCGCACAACGGTCAATGGTGTAGGGGCCGACATGCTCAAGGTCTACAGCATCAAGGTCAAGACCGGCCAGTTTTTGCCGGATGAGGCGCTGGAGAACGCCCGTGCCTTTGTGGTGCTGGGCGCCAAGCTCAAGGCTGAGTTGTTTGGCAGCACCAACCCCTTGGGCGCACGGGTGCGCGTGGGCAATCTGCAGTTTCGCGTGATTGGGGTGCTGGAGGCCAAGGGCCAGTTCTTGGGTGTGGACCTGGACGACGCGGCCTACATCCCCACGGCGCGGGCGCTGGAGCTCTACAACCGCGACGGCATGATGAAGATCGACCTGGCCTACGAAGAGGGTGTGCCCGCGGCGCGTATTGTGGCCGCCGTCAAAAACACCCTGACAGCCCGCCACGGCCGGGAAGATTTCACCATCACTACCCAAGAGGACATGCTGCGCACGCTGTCCAACATCCTGGACATTTTGACGATGGCTGTGGGCGCGTTGGGCAGCATCTCGCTGCTGGTGGGCGGGGTTGGCATCGTCACCATCATGACCATTGCGGTGAGTGAACGCACCAGCGAGATCGGGCTGATGGTGGCGCTGGGCGCGCCGCGCAAAACCATACTGGGGCTGTTCCTGGGCGAGGCGGTCACGCTGTCGGCCATTGGGGGTGTGATGGGGCTGGTGCTGGGCATGGGCCTGGCACAACTCATCCACTTTGCGGTGCCCGCCCTGCCGGTGCACACACCGCTGAGTTTTGTGCTGCTGGCCGAAGGCATCGCCATTGTGATTGGTCTGCTGGCCGGTGTATTGCCAGCCCGCAGTGCGGCCCGACTGGACCCGGTAGATGCATTGCGCACCGAGTGA
- a CDS encoding response regulator: MTATLLVVDDSKSSRKVNLALLRELVGDSALYLEASGGQEALDLLAERSADLVLLDLTMPGVSGFDVLAELQRRAFKAPVVVVSADIQKLAQERVAALGAAGFIAKPIQMDALRAALTKVGVLHV; the protein is encoded by the coding sequence ATGACTGCAACCCTGCTTGTTGTTGACGATTCCAAGAGTTCGCGCAAGGTCAATCTGGCCCTGCTGCGCGAACTGGTTGGTGACAGTGCGCTGTACCTGGAGGCCAGTGGCGGCCAGGAGGCATTGGACCTGTTGGCCGAACGGTCGGCAGACCTGGTGCTGCTGGACCTGACCATGCCCGGCGTCAGCGGCTTTGATGTGTTGGCCGAGCTGCAGCGCCGCGCTTTCAAGGCGCCCGTGGTGGTGGTCAGCGCCGACATCCAGAAGCTGGCACAAGAGCGGGTGGCCGCCCTGGGCGCGGCAGGTTTTATTGCCAAACCCATACAAATGGACGCCTTGCGCGCCGCGTTGACCAAAGTGGGGGTGCTCCATGTCTGA
- a CDS encoding diguanylate cyclase, translating to MDRVFDTRLPFDFPRIIDDLLPVGMVVVDRRFTVVMWNRFMELNSSMRAESVLGKNLFDAFPELNRNWLEKKIKSCLVLKTASFSSWQQRPYLFRFKVSSMDSGEADFMHQDASIFPVYDHEGVVQGACIAIQDVTAIAEAKLLLDRTMDQALDLEETSQRDGLTGLYNRKFFDEQITQEILSSRRYGWPLALAMIDIDHFKTVNDTFGHDGGDAVLRNISTQLRGMLRASDTLCRYGGEEFALILPHINQDSASVLLERLRKAVEGMQVALEDGQQVTVTMSVGLASLQDGMTPGQLLGNADKSLYAAKRAGRNCIVSHVEPATPAPPSPPPSP from the coding sequence ATGGACCGGGTTTTTGATACACGCCTGCCGTTTGACTTTCCGCGGATCATTGACGATCTGCTGCCCGTTGGCATGGTGGTGGTGGACCGGCGTTTCACGGTAGTCATGTGGAACCGGTTCATGGAGCTCAACAGCAGCATGCGCGCCGAGTCGGTGTTGGGCAAAAACCTGTTTGATGCCTTCCCCGAGCTCAACCGCAACTGGCTGGAGAAAAAGATCAAAAGCTGCCTGGTGCTCAAGACTGCATCTTTCAGCTCCTGGCAGCAGCGGCCCTACCTGTTCCGTTTTAAGGTCTCGTCCATGGATTCGGGAGAGGCCGACTTCATGCACCAGGACGCCTCCATCTTCCCGGTCTACGACCACGAAGGCGTGGTGCAGGGCGCTTGTATTGCCATACAGGATGTCACTGCCATTGCCGAGGCCAAGCTGCTGCTGGACCGCACCATGGACCAGGCGCTGGATCTGGAGGAAACCAGCCAGCGCGATGGCCTGACCGGGCTGTACAACCGCAAGTTTTTTGACGAGCAGATCACCCAGGAAATTCTCAGCTCCCGCCGCTATGGCTGGCCACTGGCCCTGGCCATGATTGACATCGACCACTTCAAAACGGTGAACGACACCTTTGGCCATGATGGAGGCGACGCGGTTTTGCGCAACATCTCCACCCAGCTGCGCGGCATGCTGCGTGCGTCCGACACCCTGTGCCGTTACGGTGGTGAAGAGTTTGCGTTGATCCTTCCGCACATCAACCAGGACAGCGCCAGTGTGTTGCTGGAGCGCCTGCGCAAGGCCGTGGAGGGTATGCAGGTGGCACTGGAAGACGGTCAGCAGGTCACCGTGACCATGAGTGTGGGCCTGGCATCCTTGCAGGACGGCATGACCCCCGGCCAGTTGCTCGGCAATGCCGACAAATCGTTGTATGCTGCCAAGCGCGCGGGGCGCAATTGCATCGTTTCGCACGTGGAGCCAGCGACTCCCGCACCCCCATCCCCACCACCTTCCCCCTGA
- a CDS encoding FecR domain-containing protein codes for MRLLQNISHALCAAALAALPVAAAAQSAGVGFVKTVTGDAWVTTTGQRVKAAPGTEVAIGSQIKTAPGASLGITFKDNTVMSFGPDTEMTVDAYLYAPAQGQLQLSTSLAKGSLNYVSGVIAKLKPDAVTVKTPSGIIGVRGTQFLAKVEAPQ; via the coding sequence ATGCGTTTACTGCAAAACATCTCGCACGCCCTGTGTGCGGCCGCACTGGCGGCGCTGCCGGTGGCCGCCGCCGCGCAGAGTGCCGGCGTGGGGTTTGTCAAAACCGTCACCGGTGATGCCTGGGTGACCACCACCGGCCAGCGTGTCAAAGCTGCGCCCGGCACCGAGGTCGCCATTGGCAGCCAGATCAAGACGGCACCGGGCGCATCGCTGGGCATCACCTTCAAAGACAACACCGTCATGTCCTTCGGGCCCGACACCGAGATGACGGTGGACGCCTACCTGTACGCACCTGCACAGGGTCAGCTGCAACTGAGTACCAGCCTGGCCAAGGGCAGCCTGAACTATGTGTCGGGTGTGATTGCCAAGCTCAAACCCGATGCCGTGACCGTCAAGACGCCCAGCGGCATCATCGGTGTGCGGGGCACCCAGTTCCTGGCCAAGGTGGAGGCCCCGCAATGA
- a CDS encoding OmpA family protein, with the protein MSRNQLPAPVVKLACAALLASLLSACAGPQSYVALVPSPDGSLGKVSVQGQRGDQLLTRAKQGALLDGSKPPFDVSDEQLQRDFGAAMRARPVLPEQFLLYFETGGSELTAESKALLQRVVQSALARASVDMSVIGHSDTQGAADANEALALARATAIAEQLRGMGLANTAMAIESHGERNLLVPTPDETAEPRNRRVEITLR; encoded by the coding sequence ATGAGCCGGAACCAGCTTCCCGCACCTGTCGTGAAACTGGCCTGCGCCGCACTGCTGGCAAGTCTCTTGTCCGCCTGCGCCGGCCCCCAATCGTATGTGGCCCTGGTACCCAGCCCGGATGGCAGCCTTGGCAAGGTCAGCGTGCAAGGGCAGCGGGGTGACCAACTGCTGACCCGGGCCAAGCAGGGCGCGCTGCTGGACGGCAGCAAGCCACCCTTTGACGTCAGCGACGAACAACTGCAGCGCGACTTTGGCGCCGCCATGCGGGCCCGCCCCGTCTTACCCGAGCAGTTCTTGCTCTACTTTGAAACCGGTGGCTCGGAGCTGACTGCCGAGTCCAAGGCCCTGCTGCAGCGCGTGGTGCAGTCTGCACTGGCCCGTGCCTCGGTGGATATGTCGGTGATTGGCCATTCGGACACCCAAGGTGCGGCAGACGCCAACGAAGCCCTGGCCCTGGCCCGTGCCACCGCCATCGCCGAGCAACTGCGCGGCATGGGCTTGGCCAACACCGCCATGGCCATTGAGTCGCATGGTGAACGCAACCTGCTGGTGCCCACGCCCGATGAGACCGCGGAGCCACGCAACCGGCGGGTGGAGATTACGCTGCGGTAG
- a CDS encoding CHASE2 domain-containing protein — translation MPLTPSRFPTLPGALSHLWALCGVVVLVLAALALYLADPIAVQNLRLAQFDQLQRWHPRPYTPVPVRVVDIDEAALQAYGQWPWPRTRVAELVERLHGAGASAIALDVLLSEPDRNAPSAMAQLWQDPQANAALAHLPDPDLTLAKSLLISPVVLGSSLARQAVGSTAALPATTPLLPYRLVSSGDPTASAWLQRYDTVLWPLPALTANAKGVGALNAAPDADGVVRRVPLLLRVDATPVPSLSAEALRVAQGASNYLLRSQAAGVQDLRIGAVTVPTNAQGEIWLHYTQPHTARVVSAAQVLNGTVAADQLQGHVVLVGSSAAGLMDVRSNPLGQQMPGVLAHALAVEQMLLGHHLQRPSWATGLEAVVLLGSTLLLGLLGLALSARRAALALLAALAATWGGAWYAFVHAQLLLDAVNPTWAMLLVFGLASGMHHWVGERQQRWLRSAFARYVSPNRVDHLVAHPEQLHLGGQRQVCSFVFTDLAGFTPLLEASDPAQMVGLLNDYLDGMLQIAFRHEGTLDRFVGDAMAVLFSAPVVQADHQQRALDCALEMDTFATAYVQRLQARGVAWGLTRIGVHSGEVMVGNFGGKTLFDYRALGDPINTAARLEGVNKHLGTRVCVSATLLEGCQGVAVRAVGRVLLKGKSQPLAVFAPEATLDLAQCAAADDYAAAMACLVDGAAQDPALALQRLEALAVAHPHDPLVALHVQRLRQGAVDDLVVMVDK, via the coding sequence TTGCCATTGACACCCAGCCGCTTCCCAACCCTGCCTGGCGCCCTGTCCCACCTGTGGGCTCTGTGCGGGGTCGTCGTATTGGTGTTGGCTGCACTCGCCCTGTACCTGGCCGACCCCATAGCCGTGCAAAACCTGCGCCTGGCGCAGTTTGACCAGTTGCAGCGTTGGCACCCTCGCCCCTACACACCGGTGCCGGTGCGGGTGGTGGATATTGACGAAGCCGCCCTGCAGGCCTATGGGCAGTGGCCCTGGCCGCGCACACGTGTGGCCGAGCTGGTGGAGCGGCTGCATGGCGCCGGTGCCAGCGCCATTGCGCTGGACGTGTTGCTAAGTGAGCCTGACCGCAACGCCCCCAGCGCCATGGCCCAGCTCTGGCAAGACCCACAGGCCAACGCCGCACTGGCCCACCTGCCCGACCCAGACCTCACACTCGCCAAGAGTCTGCTCATAAGCCCGGTGGTGCTGGGCAGCAGCTTGGCGCGCCAGGCAGTGGGCAGCACAGCGGCCCTGCCCGCCACCACGCCCCTGCTACCCTACCGCCTGGTCAGCAGTGGCGACCCTACGGCCAGCGCCTGGCTGCAGCGTTATGACACCGTACTGTGGCCCCTGCCCGCGCTGACCGCCAACGCAAAGGGTGTGGGCGCGCTCAACGCAGCACCCGACGCCGACGGTGTGGTCCGCCGCGTGCCCTTGTTGCTGCGTGTGGATGCCACCCCCGTGCCCAGCCTGAGCGCCGAAGCCCTGCGGGTGGCCCAGGGCGCCAGCAACTACCTGCTGCGCAGCCAGGCAGCCGGAGTGCAAGACCTGCGCATCGGCGCGGTCACCGTGCCGACCAACGCCCAGGGCGAGATCTGGCTGCACTACACCCAGCCCCACACAGCGCGTGTGGTGTCCGCGGCCCAGGTATTGAACGGCACCGTTGCCGCCGACCAGTTGCAAGGCCATGTGGTGCTGGTGGGCAGCTCGGCCGCGGGCCTGATGGATGTGCGCAGCAACCCCCTGGGCCAGCAAATGCCCGGCGTGTTGGCCCATGCGCTGGCGGTAGAACAAATGCTGCTGGGCCACCATTTGCAGCGCCCGTCCTGGGCGACCGGGCTGGAGGCCGTGGTGCTGTTGGGTAGCACCCTGCTGCTGGGCTTGCTGGGTTTGGCCCTGTCGGCACGCAGGGCGGCCTTGGCCTTGTTGGCGGCACTGGCCGCCACCTGGGGCGGTGCCTGGTATGCCTTTGTGCACGCCCAGCTGCTGCTGGATGCGGTCAACCCCACATGGGCCATGCTGCTGGTCTTTGGCCTGGCCAGCGGCATGCACCACTGGGTGGGCGAGCGCCAGCAGCGCTGGCTGCGCAGTGCCTTTGCGCGTTATGTGTCACCCAACCGGGTGGACCACCTGGTGGCCCACCCCGAGCAATTGCACCTGGGCGGCCAGCGCCAGGTCTGCAGCTTTGTTTTCACCGACCTGGCGGGTTTTACGCCCCTGCTGGAGGCCAGCGACCCAGCCCAGATGGTGGGCCTGCTCAACGATTACCTCGATGGCATGTTGCAGATCGCCTTCCGGCATGAGGGCACGCTGGACCGTTTCGTAGGCGACGCCATGGCGGTACTGTTCTCGGCCCCCGTGGTGCAGGCCGACCACCAGCAACGCGCGCTGGACTGCGCGCTGGAGATGGACACGTTTGCCACCGCCTACGTCCAGCGCCTGCAGGCCCGCGGTGTGGCCTGGGGCTTGACACGCATTGGTGTGCACAGCGGCGAGGTGATGGTGGGCAACTTTGGTGGCAAGACTCTGTTTGACTACCGCGCCCTGGGTGACCCCATCAACACCGCAGCCCGGCTGGAGGGTGTCAACAAACACCTGGGTACACGGGTCTGTGTGTCTGCAACGCTGCTGGAGGGTTGCCAGGGTGTGGCCGTGCGCGCGGTGGGCCGCGTCTTGCTCAAGGGCAAGAGCCAGCCCTTGGCAGTGTTTGCACCCGAGGCCACGCTGGACCTGGCACAGTGCGCCGCAGCAGATGACTACGCCGCGGCCATGGCCTGCCTAGTGGACGGTGCGGCCCAAGACCCGGCGCTGGCGCTGCAGCGGTTGGAGGCGCTGGCCGTGGCACACCCGCACGACCCGCTGGTGGCGCTGCACGTGCAGCGCCTGCGCCAGGGGGCGGTGGATGACCTGGTGGTGATGGTGGACAAATAG
- a CDS encoding aminopeptidase — protein sequence MAHSKRITVSVLAAILLVAGCADTAYLVGSATGHLKILQAARPVDDWLADEQTPAALKQRLQLAQEIRRFAVDQLHLPDNASYQRYVQLQRRAVVWNVVAAPPYSLTLKTWCFPVAGCVGYRGYFDEQDAKQEADALRAQGLEASVYGVPAYSTLGWMNWLGGDPLLSTFIQYPQGELARMIFHELAHQVVYVKDDTAFNESFATAVERLGGAAWLAHQANPAVQAEYASLDARRRAFRALTAQTRMRLRALYADNKPSDGAAQEAMKQVAYAEFRQAYAQLKQGWGGQGPYDVWVANANNAAFGALAAYDDWVAAFETLYARQPGDWRAFYAAVQQLAALPRDQRTQQLQQLLGEKSSSP from the coding sequence ATGGCCCACTCCAAACGCATCACCGTAAGCGTTCTTGCCGCAATCCTGTTGGTGGCCGGCTGCGCCGACACCGCCTACCTGGTGGGCTCGGCCACAGGCCATCTCAAAATTTTGCAGGCCGCGCGGCCGGTGGACGACTGGCTGGCAGATGAACAAACACCCGCGGCATTGAAGCAGCGCCTGCAGCTGGCGCAGGAGATACGCCGCTTTGCCGTAGACCAACTGCACCTGCCCGACAACGCCAGCTACCAGCGTTATGTGCAGCTGCAGCGGCGCGCGGTGGTGTGGAATGTGGTGGCGGCCCCGCCCTATTCACTGACGCTCAAGACCTGGTGTTTTCCGGTGGCGGGGTGCGTGGGTTACCGCGGGTACTTTGACGAGCAGGATGCCAAGCAGGAGGCCGACGCGCTGCGTGCCCAGGGCCTGGAGGCCAGTGTCTACGGCGTGCCCGCCTACTCCACGCTGGGCTGGATGAACTGGCTGGGCGGAGACCCGCTTCTGAGCACCTTTATCCAGTATCCGCAGGGTGAGCTGGCGCGCATGATTTTTCACGAACTGGCGCACCAGGTTGTTTATGTGAAGGATGACACCGCGTTCAACGAATCCTTCGCCACGGCGGTCGAGCGCCTGGGTGGTGCCGCCTGGCTGGCACACCAGGCCAACCCCGCGGTGCAGGCGGAATACGCCAGCCTGGATGCGCGGCGACGCGCCTTTCGGGCACTCACCGCACAAACGCGCATGCGGCTCAGGGCGCTGTATGCGGATAACAAGCCCTCCGATGGCGCTGCACAAGAGGCCATGAAACAGGTTGCGTACGCCGAATTCCGCCAGGCCTACGCACAACTCAAACAAGGGTGGGGCGGCCAGGGGCCGTATGACGTGTGGGTGGCCAACGCCAATAACGCAGCCTTTGGCGCACTGGCGGCATATGACGACTGGGTGGCCGCGTTTGAAACCTTGTATGCCCGCCAACCGGGTGATTGGCGGGCCTTTTATGCCGCTGTGCAGCAGCTCGCGGCGCTACCGCGCGACCAGCGCACCCAACAGCTGCAGCAGTTGTTGGGTGAAAAGTCGTCCTCGCCCTAG